The genomic stretch TTCGTTTCGAATCGATAAATTCTAACTAGAGAGTCAGTTTGTAGGAGCTCCTACAAAATCCGTTATTCCAGGATCCAGGACTTATTCGATTCCTTAGAATTCAGATCTTGGACTTCTTCGCTGATACGGATCAGTCTTCCGTTTCGAAAGAATAATTGCAATATATTGATCTTTAAGGAATCGGCAGTGGCTCCACATCCGAAACTATACTCTCCATTGAAGAAACGCAAGGACTGCGGAGAAGATAGTAATACTACAGAGGGAATTCCTTCTAAAAGATCTTTCTTCCATTCGCTTATCTGTGCCGAGAGTATTCCTTCTCTTTCTTTCAGGTTCGGAGTCGGGTCTTGCGCTAATAGGAAATGTAGAGTATGAAATTCGGAGGCATTCTTAAATTGCGCCTTAAAATCGGCGATCCAAGGCGCTTCTGTTTTCTCTTTCGATTGAAGTGACTCTAGCGCAGGAGAATAGAATAGAAAATTCAATCCTGCTTCTTCCTTAGTTACGATATGTCCAGAAGGAATGATCGGTGAGGCTTTTTTAGAAAGTGGAGAAGCCTTTCTCTTCGAACCTTTCTTCTTGTTTTTCTGAGAAGATTTAGAAGAAGTTGATTTTTCTTTATCTGCCTTCTTCGGATTAGATACTTTAGAAGGAGCTTGTGTAGAAGTATTAGTAGGCGCCTTTTCGGAAGTAGACGAATCCGTTTTCTGAGATTCTTGGGCTTGGCCTTTAGAATTCGGGATCTCAGAAGATAAAACTACAGAACTAAGACTTTCTTTCTGATCCGTTTTAGGAGCAGTCTTTGTCTTGGATTTTTTAGATTTACTCTTCTTGGTTTGCTTTTTAGAAGATTTTACTTTCTTAGAATTCGATGGATTCGTCTGTTTTTTTTCAGCCTTAGCTTGTTCCGGATGAAATCCAGCAAATACGATTTCTGCTCCTAAGGCAGTCTTGATCCTTTCTATTTCGACAGAATTTTTAGGTAAGTACGGAGCAGAGACCAAAAGAATCGCCCCTCCTCCTTCTTGGATCCTTTCTGCCTTGAATCTCTTGTACCAAAGAGCAAGAGTCCTCTCAAAATCGAATGGTTTTTCTTTTACGGATTGTGCGGGACAGTATGCGATAATCCCGATCGGAGAATCCTTTCTATTCGCAGAGGTCTGAGAAGAAAGAGCGAAGCTTCCCCCAAGCAAGAATAACAGGAATGTCAGAAATAGTAATTTGGCTTTGGAAGAATTTCTGATTTCTAACATTCGAATATTATACTATACTGCTTTTAGAATCTCTTTCTGCAAGTTGCGAAAGTATTTATGAAAGAATTCGGCTTCCTTCTCTCTGAATTCTGCGGATCGAACTTCAAAATTCGGATCTAGATCTGAGAGAGTTGCATCCATTTCAGTCAGATGGGTCTCTTCTTCCTTGATGATTCCTTTGATAGAGATTCCAGCTTTATTGTTATCTAAGATTTGATCATAGATCTCATAGACGAGTCCGGCTCTTTCTTCGATCATCTTGGTTACATACAAATAGCAAAGAAAGGAATGAGTTTGTCTGGGTAGAACCTCATTCGAAAGGGAACGTTCTACGCAAGAATCCAGTTTATGAAAATAAGAAACTGCCGAGTATCCTGCTAATAAGGATTCTTTTTGAAAATCTTGAGTTCCTTCCGGATCCACTTTGAGAGCCAGTCTTTTAAAGAAGGAAGCATGTCTCGCTTCTTCGGCTGCATGTCTTAGGACCATTTCGGAAACCTGAAGGCCGGTCTGGGTCGTATGGATCTTTCTCGCTCCTATATGCTCCATCAGAGAGAGAGTGTTCAGCCATTTGAAATGCAAGTCTTTGGATTTGACTATGGATACGAGTAAGGAATCGATCTCTTCGCTTGTTATGTTTCGATTCGGTTTTAAATCCGTTGTAGGAACCATTTGAAACGAGGATTTACTCCGGAGGGAAAAAATCATCCATTTTCGTTTTGGTTCGGAAAAATCTGCTTTCTGACTTTCGCCCTTTCTTCCAAGCTTTCTGGAGATGGCTTCTTCTACTTTGGCCGCGTTCGCTAAATACGGTCGTTTTATTAAATTTTCACATACACTGTTCGCTCTTCCCTTTGCAGGAATTGCATTCGTATTGGCTGTATTGCAAGGACCGAATCTGTCTCTTGCAATACTCGGCCAAAAGCTTTTTTGGATCCTGGTTTGCATGGTGGGAGCAAGAAGTGCCGCCATGGGATTTAATCGCTGGGCGGACAAACGCATCGATGCTAAGAATCCTAGGACTGCGAATCGAGAGATCCCGAGTGGTCAGATCTCCGATTTTATGGCAGTGGGTTTTATTATCGGTTCATCCCTTCTATTCTTTCTAGGGAGTTGGTTCTTAAACGATCTTTCTTTCTATCTTTCTTTCCCTACTCTTTTTCTTTTATTCACTTATTCTTATACAAAGCGTTTTACTTTTCTCTGTCATTTTTACTTGGGAATTACGATCGGACTCGCTCCTTTAGCGACTTGGATCGCAATTCGTGAGGAATTTTCCTGGATGCCCGGACTTTGGACCCTCGGGCTCGCGTTTAATTTGGCTGGATTTGATATTTTATACGCTTTGCAAGACAGAGAATTTGATAAGAAGGAAGGCTTGCATTCCGTTCCTGCTCGTTTCGGTGAAAGAAAGTCCATTATCATATCAAGAATTTCTCATATACTCTCTGCTATTTTACTCGGATTTGCTGCGTGGAATGCCGGACTCCACGGTTTCTTTTGGCTATTCTGGATCTTAGTGGTTGCCTTTCTTGTTTGGGAGCAATCCATCGCATACAAGAGTAAGGATGGAAATTTTCCTCCTTTATTCTATCAGATCCATTCTTGGATTTCTATCGTGATCTTCTTGGGAATTCTCGCAGAGAAGGGACCGGATCTGATCCAATTGTTCAAACAAGGTTCTATCTAATGAGTTCTGCGGATCGCATTCGACTGGTGCTTGCCATGGCCGGTGCGAGCGGTTCCATATATGCGGCTCGCTTTTTAAAAGCACTCATGGAAATTCCAGGAGAGACTTGGTTTGTCGCTAGCCCTGCTTCTATTCGCGTCTTTAAGGAAGAGTTTTCGACTAACGTGGAAACTGCGGCTCAAATCTTGGATTTCATCCAGGAGAAATGGAAGCCAAAGAAAATACATACATTCCATTTTAGAAAATTTGAAGATATAGGATGCGATATCGCTTCCGGATCGAATATTTGGGATGGTATGGTGGTTGTCCCCTGCTCTATGAAAACGATCGCAGCAATTCGAACCGGAATTACTGAGAATCTGATTGAAAGAGCGGCTGACGTGACTCTCAAGGAAAGAAGGAGATTGATTCTTGTGCCAAGAGAGACTCCTTACAATCGGATCCATTTGGAAAATATGCTTTCACTTCATGACGCCGGTGCGGTCATTGCTCCTGCCTCTCCCGGTTTTTATCAAATGCCGAATAGCCTAGAGGACTTGGGTGATTTTATGGCGACACGCATCTTTCGTTTGCTCGGAAGAGAAATAGATCTCTACCCTCGCTGGCTTTCGGACAAAGAGTCGGACTGACTGCTCGATTTTACTCGTGTCGAAATTTCTAATTCGGCGATAGAATAAAAAAGGCGAGCTGCTATGCACTCGCCTTTTCTGTTTGTTTTAGGCTCTCAAGCCTTCGAATGATTAAGGGCTAACCGATTCGATTGCTTGGATCTTTTTATTCAGATCGGAAGCATCTTCATATCTCTCGTAAGAGATTGCATTGAATTTTTGAAGGTAGAGTCCAACCAGATCTTCTCCGGTTTGGCCTGGAACTTCTAGAGCTTTTCTGAAATTGTGAAGATCAAATTCAGGGTGC from Leptospira semungkisensis encodes the following:
- a CDS encoding LIC11612 family fibronectin-binding protein, producing MLEIRNSSKAKLLFLTFLLFLLGGSFALSSQTSANRKDSPIGIIAYCPAQSVKEKPFDFERTLALWYKRFKAERIQEGGGAILLVSAPYLPKNSVEIERIKTALGAEIVFAGFHPEQAKAEKKQTNPSNSKKVKSSKKQTKKSKSKKSKTKTAPKTDQKESLSSVVLSSEIPNSKGQAQESQKTDSSTSEKAPTNTSTQAPSKVSNPKKADKEKSTSSKSSQKNKKKGSKRKASPLSKKASPIIPSGHIVTKEEAGLNFLFYSPALESLQSKEKTEAPWIADFKAQFKNASEFHTLHFLLAQDPTPNLKEREGILSAQISEWKKDLLEGIPSVVLLSSPQSLRFFNGEYSFGCGATADSLKINILQLFFRNGRLIRISEEVQDLNSKESNKSWILE
- a CDS encoding UbiA-like polyprenyltransferase encodes the protein MASSTLAAFAKYGRFIKFSHTLFALPFAGIAFVLAVLQGPNLSLAILGQKLFWILVCMVGARSAAMGFNRWADKRIDAKNPRTANREIPSGQISDFMAVGFIIGSSLLFFLGSWFLNDLSFYLSFPTLFLLFTYSYTKRFTFLCHFYLGITIGLAPLATWIAIREEFSWMPGLWTLGLAFNLAGFDILYALQDREFDKKEGLHSVPARFGERKSIIISRISHILSAILLGFAAWNAGLHGFFWLFWILVVAFLVWEQSIAYKSKDGNFPPLFYQIHSWISIVIFLGILAEKGPDLIQLFKQGSI
- a CDS encoding UbiX family flavin prenyltransferase; this translates as MRLVLAMAGASGSIYAARFLKALMEIPGETWFVASPASIRVFKEEFSTNVETAAQILDFIQEKWKPKKIHTFHFRKFEDIGCDIASGSNIWDGMVVVPCSMKTIAAIRTGITENLIERAADVTLKERRRLILVPRETPYNRIHLENMLSLHDAGAVIAPASPGFYQMPNSLEDLGDFMATRIFRLLGREIDLYPRWLSDKESD